GCAGAGGATGCCTTCCTCACGCATCAGGCGCAGGGCCATGGCCTTGGCTTCGTCGTCAGTGACCTGCTCGACCTGATCAACCATGGCCAGATCAAGGTTTTTCGGCACGAAGCCGGCACCAATCCCCTGAATCTTGTGCGGCGCCGGTTTGACCTCGTCACCGGCCAGGGTCTGGCTGATCACCGGCGAGCCCACCGGCTCCACCGCCACCGACAGAATCGGCTTACCCTGGGTCTGCTTGATATAGCGCGACACCCCGGTAATGGTGCCGCCGGTGCCGACGCCGGAGACCAGCACGTCGATGGCGCCATCGGTATCGCGCCAGATTTCCGGGCCCGTGGTCTTCTCGTGAATCGCCGGGTTGGCCGGGTTCTCGAACTGCTGCGGCAGGTAGTAGTCCGGGTTGGCAGCAGCCAGCTCATTGGCCTTTTCGATAGCGCCCTTCATGCCCTTGGCCGGCTCGGTCAGCACCAGTTCGGCGCCCAGCGCCTTGAGCACCTTGCGCCGCTCCAGGCTCATCGACGCCGGCATGGTCAGCACCAGCTTGTAACCGCGCGCGGCGGCGACGAAGGCCAGGCCGATGCCGGTGTTGCCCGAGGTCGGCTCGACGATGGTCATGCCCGGCTTGAGCACACCGCGCTCCTCGGCGTCCCAGATCATGCTCGCGCCAATGCGGCATTTGACCGAATACGCCGGGTTACGGCCCTCGATCTTGGCCAGAATGGTCACGCCTTTCGGCCCCAGGCGATTGATCATCACCAGGGGCGTATTACCGATGGCCTGGGCGTTGTCTGCAAAAATGCGGCTCATGACGAAATCCTTGCGGGCAGAGAAAGACACCAAGCCTAAGCCGCGCCCTGGCGCGCGTCCAGCCAACAGACCGAAAGCTGGGTGACTCGCCATTCAGTGACTGAATACTGCGTCTGCGTTCACAGCCACCGGAGCTGCGCGTTATAGTCGCGCTCTGAATTTCTGCTGCGGGCCGGCCCCGCGCGTTACCGTTCCGAGGATTTTCCGATGAAGTTCGAAGGCACCCAGTCCTACGTCGCCACCGACGACCTCAAACTCGCGGTCAACGCCGCCATCACCCTGCAGCGCCCACTGCTGGTCAAGGGTGAGCCGGGCACCGGCAAGACCCTGCTCGCCGAGCAACTGGCCGACGCCTTCGGCGCCAAGCTGATCACCTGGCATATCAAGTCCACCACCAAGGCGCATCAGGGCCTGTACGAATACGATGCGGTCAGCCGCCTGCGCGATTCGCAGCTCGATTCCGACAAGGTTCACGACGTTCGCAACTACATCAAGAAGGGCAAGCTGTGGGAGGCGTTCGAATCCGACGAACGCGTGATCCTGCTGATCGACGAGATCGACAAGGCCGACATCGAGTTCCCCAACGACCTGTTGCAGGAACTCGACAAGATGGAGTTCTACGTTTACGAGACCAACGAGACGATCAAGGCCAAGCATCGCCCGATCATCATCATCACCTCGAATAACGAGAAGGAACTGCCGGACGCCTTCCTGCGCCGCTGCTTCTTCCACTACATCGCCTTCCCCGATCGCGACACGCTGAAGAAGATCGTCGACGTGCACTACCCCAATATCAGCGGCGAGCTGGTGGCCGAAGCGCTGGACGTGTTCTTCGACGTGCGCAAGGTGCCGGGCCTGAAGAAAAAACCCTCGACCAGCGAGCTGGTGGACTGGCTCAAGCTGCTGATGGCCGACAATATCGGCGAAGCCGTGCTGCGTGAACGCGATCCGACCAAGGCCATCCCGCCGCTGGCTGGCGCCCTGGTGAAGAACGAGCAGGATGTGCAGCTGCTCGAGCGCCTGGCCTTCATGACCCGCCGCGCTTCTCGGTAAACATCGGGCGGCTGCGCGTCGGTCAGGCTGCGTTGAGAGCAGGCTCGCAATGCTCATGTACAAAAGTACACTGCGCTTGCTCGCCTGCTCTCGCCTTGCCTGACTCTAGCTCACTCGTCCTTACTCTGGTGCGGGCAGTGGCCACAGGCAGTCACAGACTTTCATGAGGGCATAGCATGCTGCTCAACCTGTTCAACGAAATGCGCGCGGCCAAGGTGCCGGTGTCGGTGCGCGAGTTGCTCGACCTGATCAACGCGCTCAAGCACAACGTCGTGTTCGCCGACATGGACGAGTTCTACTACTTGGCGCGCGCGATCCTGGTCAAGGACGAACGTCACTTCGACAAGTTCGACCGCGCCTTCGGCGCCTACTTCAATGGCCTGGAAAACCTCAACCAGCACATCGAGGCGATGATTCCCGAGGAATGGCTGCGCAAGGAGTTCGAGCGCCTGCTGAGCGACGAGGAAAAGGCGCAGATCCAGAGCCTCGGCGGCCTGGACAAGCTGATCGAGGAATTCAAGAAACGCCTCGAAGAACAGAAGGAAAAGCACGCCGGCGGCAACAAGTGGATCGGCACCGGTGGCACCAGCCCGTTCGGCTCCGGCGGCTACAACCCCGAAGGCATTCGCGTCGGCGATGCCGGCAAGCGCCAGGGCAAGGCCGCCAAGGTGTGGGATCAGCGTGAATACAAGAACCTCGACGATCAGGTCGAGCTGGGCACGCGCAATATCAAGGTGGCGTTGCGCCGTCTGCGCAAGTTCGCCCGTCAGGGCGCAGCCGAAGAGCTCGATCTGGACGGCACCATCGACCACACGGCGAAAGATGGCGGCCTGCTCAATATCCAGATGCGCCCGGAACGGCGCAACACGGTCAAGCTCCTGCTGCTGCTGGATATCGGCGGCTCGATGGACGCCCACGTCAAGGTCTGCGAGGAACTGTTTTCCGCCTGCAAGACCGAGTTCAAGCATCTTGAGTATTTCTACTTCCACAACTTCATCTACGAGAGCGTGTGGAAGAACAACCTGCGCCGCACCAGCGAACGCACCTCGACGATGGATCTGCTGCACAAGTACGGCGCCGACTACAAGGTGGTGTTCGTCGGCGATGCGGCCATGGCGCCCTACGAGATCACCCAGGCCGGCGGCAGCGTCGAGCACTGGAACGAGGAAGCCGGCTACGTCTGGATGAAGCGCTTCACCGAGAAGTTCAAGAAGATCATCTGGATCAACCCCTACCCCAAGGACACCTGGAACTACACCGCCTCTACCGGCCTGGTGCGCGAGCTGATCGAAGATCGCATGTACCCGCTGACCCTGCAGGGGCTGGAAGACGGCATGAAGTACCTGTCCAAGTAAGGCTTCATGCCGAAACGAAAAACGCCGCGCACCCTGCACAGGATCGCGGCGTTTTTCGTTGCCTCCCGGTAATCGCCTTCAGCGCCAGTGGCGTTGCTGGGCGCGCCTGAGCCGCCCGCTCCCGAACATCAGGCCGAACATCAGCACCAGCAGCTCGGCCACCCAGGCCAGCAGCAAGGCACTGATCACACCCCAGAGGATTGCATCCGGGGTGAACAGCACCTGGTAGCGGTAGGCCTGCAGGGTTTCCTCGAACAGCTCATGGTCAGCGCCCGTCGCCAGGTGCCAGGCCTGGGTGTACCAGGGCCCCTGCATCGTTTGCCATTCGCGTTCGAGCAAGGCCGAGCGCTGTACCAGATGCCCGACGCTGGCGGCATCGCTGCGCATCACCGGGTCATCGCTGACCCGGTAGTGGGCCACCAGCGCGTCCATATCGCCCTTGAAGAACTTCTGCGCCGTCTCCCGGAACCCCTTGAGGCTCTGCTGCGACTCCAGGCGGTGAGCCTCGACCCGCTTGGTGTAGTCATCGATAAAGCCCGGCACCTGCACGCCCAGCAGCAGGCCAAAAGCGAAAAGCGTCAGACGCAGGTAACTTCTAAGCATGGGATCAGGCCTTGCCGTGAGTGATGCTTTCGCCGCGGCGCCACAGGCGCCATTCACCCGGCTGGTACAGCGACCATTGTTCGTTGTCGGTCAGAGGTTCGGTGGCGATGACCGTCACCACATCATTGGGTGTGGTTTCCGCCTGGAAGTCCACCTTGAGATCGGCGTCCTTGAGCTGCGCCGGGCCAAACGGCGCACGCCGGGTAATATGTGCCAACTTGGTCGAACAGAAGCTGAACAACCAGTCGCCATCACTGAGCAGGCAATTGAACACGCCGAGCTGACGGTAACTGGCGCAGGCGGCGACCAGCACCGGCAGGAGCATTTCCACCGAGACCGGCTCGGGAAAGGCGCGGCGCACACGGTTGAGCAGGTCGCAGAAGGCCGCCTCGCTGTCGGTCTCGCCCACCGGCCGATAGAAACTGGTGGAGCCCTGCAGACCTGCCAGCTGACCATTGTGCGCGAAACACCAGTTGCGCCCCCACAGCTCGCGGCTGAAGGGATGGGTATTGACCAGGCAAACCTTGCCGACGTTGGCCTGGCGGATATGGCCGATCACCACTTCGCTCTTGATCGGGTAGCGCTGCACCAGTTGCGCCACCTCGGATTCACTGCTCGCGCGCGGATCCTGGAACAGCCGCAGGCCACGCCCTTCATAGAAGCCGATACCCCAGCCATCACGGTGCGGCCCGGTGCGGCCACCACGCTGCATCAGCCCGGTGAAACTGAAGACGATATCGGTGGGTACATTGGCGCTCATGCCGAGCAATTCGCACATCGAATCAATTCTCCTTGCCGAGGATCAGGCGCAAACGTTCGGCCTCGTCCTGCAGACGCGCTTCGATTCGCTTGCGGCCCATTGGCAGAAAACGCACCAGCAATCGCCAGAGCAGCGCCGGCAGGTCACCCGGCCGACGCGGAATCAGGTGTAGATGAAGATGAGGCACGTGCTGGTTGGAGTCCGGACCGTCATTGATCAGCAGGTTGATGCCGTTCTTGCCAAAGCCCGCTTCACGCAGCGCACTGGCCACGCGCTCCGACAAAGTCAGCAGGCGCTCACGAACCGACACGGGCAAGTCACGCAGAAACGGCGCATGTAGGCGACTGACGATCAGCACATGGGCCGGACGCATCGGGAAGATATCCAGCAGAACGATGAAATCATCATCCTCGTAAAGTCGATGAGCGGGTAGCCGTCGCTCGGCAATGGTACAGAACACGCAATCCATCGGGCCTCCCTTGCACAAGGCCATCATGCTGAACGCACGGGCCAGCCGGCGCAAGGGGGCAAATCAGATTCGCGGCTCCAGACGGCCGCTGCGATCGCGCCCATAATCGCGAATCGGCAGATCGTCGTCCTCTTCCATGCGCTCGCGCAGGGTGCGCGGGTCTTCGTCAGGCTCCGACGCTGGTTGGCCATGGCGATCCTTCCACCAGCGCTCGATGGGCCAGCGAATGGCGACGAACAGCAGATAAACGGCAAGGGCAATCAGGCTGTACAACGCCAAATCGGCCACCGCACGCCAGGCGTTGTTGCCGACCTTGAGCAACACGTCCATGGCAGTGACCGCCAGAGCGGGTGCAAACAGGTCACGCGCCGGATCGACGATGGTCGGGCTGAACAACAGCACAGCCATCAACACCCGCAGCGGCTCACGCAGGTAGCGCCACATCCAGCGGGTCAGGCGCATCCACACCAACAGGCAACCCAGGGCAGCAATCCCATAGGCCGCCCAGGCCATGAGGTAGTCGTTTTCATTCATCATAAGCAGGCGCCGGCGTGGCAGGTCTGGCAAAGGGGCGCTTATGATAGCGGCTTTTGTCCAGCGCGGCGCCCCTGCCGTCGCCCTCTCGTTCACTGGAGCCATGCCATGTCCCCTGCCCCCATCGCCCGCCAGGAAGCCGGCAACGACCCTTATCACTGGCTGGAAAACCGCGACAGCGAAGAGGTGCTGGCATACCTGCAGGCCGAGAACGCTTACCTGGAGACGGTGCTGGAACCGCAGCAGGCGTTGCGCGAGCAACTGTTCGAAGAAATCAAGGGGCGTATCCGCGAGACAGACCTGTCGCTGCCCACGCCCTGGGGCGACTATCTCTACTACCAACGCACCACGGCCGGTGACGAGTATCCACGGCACTATCGCTGCCGCCGTCCTGCCGATGGTTCGCTGCAGGTCGACAGCGCCAGCGAAACGCTGCTGCTCGATCCCAACGAGCTGGCCGGCGGCGGCTTTCTTTCCGTAGGCGCCTTCAGCATCAGCCCCGACCAGCAGCGCCTGGCCTACAGCCTCGACAGCAACGGCGACGAAATCTACCGTCTGTTCGTCAAGGAATTGGGCAGCGGCCAGATCAGCGAACTGCCCTTCGACGACTGCGACGGCAGCATGACCTGGGCGAATGATAGCCAGACGCTGTTCTTCACCGAACTGGACGACACCCACCGCCCCTACAAACTCTATCGTCACCGCCTCGGCGACGCCGCAGCCGAAGCGGTATTCGAAGAGGCAGATGGCCGTTTCTTCCTGCACTGCTACCGCTCCAGTTCCGAGCACCAGTTGATCCTGAAACTGGGCAGCAAGACCACCAGCGAAGTCTGGGTGCTGGACGCCCATAGCCCGCAAGACGCCTTCACCTGCCTGGCGCCCCGCGAGGAAAATCACGAGTACGACGTCGACCACGGCATGCTCGATGGCCACTGGTGCTGGCTGATTCGCAGCAACCAGAGCGGTATCAACTTTGCGCTGTACCGCGCCACTGAGTCGCAGCCGCAACGTCCGCACTGGCAGCAGATTCGCGCCCACGACCCGCGGGTGATGCTCGAAGGCGCCACGCTGAACCAGCGCGCCATCGTCCTGGCGCTGCGCGAAGGCGGTCTGCCGATCCTCGAAGTGCAGCCACAGGGCGCTGAAGCCTATCGCGTGCAGTTGCCGGATGCCGCCTATAGCCTCTACGTGCAGGACAGCCTGGAGTTTCACAGCCCGGTGATTCGCCTGCGCTACGAAGCGCTCAATCGCCCCGCGCAGATACGCCAGCTGGAACTGGCCAGCGGCGCGCAGCAGGTACTGAAGCAGACGCCCGTGGAAGGCCCGTTCGATGCCGATGCCTATGAAAGCCGTCGTCTCTGGGCCAGCGCTGCCGACAGCACGCAGATACCGATCAGCCTGGTGGCGCGGCGCGACGTGTTCGCCGCAGGAAAGCCTGCACCGCTCTATCTCTATGGTTACGGCGCCTACGGCGAGAGCCTTGACCCCTGGTTCTCCCACGCTCGCCTGAGCCTGCTCGATCGCGGTTTCGTCTTCGCCATCGCGCATGTGCGCGGCGGCGGCGAGATGGGCGAAGCCTGGTACCGTGCCGGCAAGCTTGCGCACAAGCAGAACAGCTTTGATGACTTCATCGCCAGCGCCGAACGCCTGATCGCCGAGGGCCTGACCACCCCCGCGCAACTGGCAATCAGCGGCGGCAGCGCCGGCGGCCTGCTGATCGGCGCCGTGCTCAACCAGCGCCCCGAGCTGTTCGCTGCTGCCATCGCCGAAGTGCCCTTCGTCGATGTGCTCAACACCATGCTCAACCCGGATCTGCCGTTGACCGTGACCGAGTACGACGAATGGGGCGACCCGAACCAGCCCGAGGTGTATGAACGCATCAAGGCCTACGCGCCTTACGAGAACGTACGCGTCCAGACTTACCCGCCCATCCTCGCCGTCGCCGGTTACAACGACAGCCGTGTGCAGTACTGGGAAGCTGCCAAATGGGTGGCCAGGCTGCGCCGCGAAAAGACCGATACCAATCTGCTATTACTCAAGACCGACCTCGGTGTTGGCCATGGCGGCATGAGCGGACGTTATCAGGGCATCAGAGATGTGGCGCTGGAGTACGCGTTTCTGTTCCACGTACTGGGGGTCGCACACCCGCAGATGCAGCTTGGGCGTTGACTCACCTGCATCGTGTTTCAAGCCGCTACTGCAATAATTCGACGATCAGTCCTGCTGGCGTTGCCCTTCCAGCCCCTGGCTGTTGCGGCGTAACTGCTCATCCAGTTGCGGAATCGGCTGATCACGGGTGGACTTGGGCGCCGCACCGGGCAGAGCCTGCCCCTGGGGCGGCGGCAAGAGGGGCGCCGATCCCTGGCGCTTGATCGTATTGGGCATGGACGGCTGAGCGTAAGGCTGTGGCGTCGCAGTACCCGGTGAGCCGGGCTGCACAGCAGAAGGCATGCGTATCGGTTCCTGTGCCCAGGCCAGATTGACAGGGCTGGTGGCCAGTACCATTACGGCGAACAGAGGCAAGCGCATGACAGGTCTCCTGTGCTGCAGGCTTTCGTTCTATTCTGGCAACATATCCAGTCAAGCGTTCACCTCCCGATAACAGGTTCTGTCATGAGCACCAGCAACAACCGCTACTACCTGTCCGCCCAGGCCGAAGAAGGCTACCGGCAGAAAGCGCTGAAAATGTACCCACACGTCTGCGGCCGCTGCGCCCGCGAGTTCTCCGGCAAGCGCCTGAGCGAACTGACCGTGCATCACCGCGATCACAACCACCACAACAACCCGGCCGATGGTTCCAACTGGGAGCTGCTGTGCCTGTTCTGTCATGACAACGAACACTCGCGCTACACCGACCAGCAGTATTTCGCCGAAGGCTCCACCGCCAGCCCGCAGGCTGCCAAATCGACCTACAAGGCCTTTGGCGATCTGGCCAGCCTGTTGAAAAAGGACTAGGGCGGGGCGCTCGGCACCGTATAATCGGCGCTTTTGCGAGTGCCACCGTGGCCAACAAACGATACGCCTGCATCGGCCTGTTCAACCCGAAATCACCGGAAAACGTCGGTTCCATCATGCGGGCGGCGGGCTGCTACGGCGTCAGCTCGGTGTTCTACACCGGCACCCGCTACGACCGCGCCAGGGATTTCATCACCGACACCAAGAAGGTTCACCAGGATATCCCGCTGATCAATATCGACGATCTGCGCAAGATCCTGCCGCTGGGCTGCACACCGGTGGCGGTGGAACTGGTCGATGATGCCCGCGCCCTGCCCGCCTATACCCATCCCGACCGGGCGCTGTACATCTTCGGCCCGGAGGACGGCTCACTGCAGCAGGAGATTCTCGACTGGTGCGCGGGTGAAGTGGTGTATATCCCGACCCAGGGCTGCATGAACCTGGCCGCGACGGTCAACGTGGTGCTCTATGACCGCCTGGCCAAGGGTAACAACACCCGCTCCGGCCCCCGGTTCTGAGTCAAGCGCTAGCGTTCAGCGCAGCAACCGCGTATCCAGGGTCTTCGACGGGCCGCCAATGACGTTCTCGGTGATGTCGATGAAGTCCTTAGTGCTGACTCGATCCAGCCGCATCAGGCCACGGGTCACGTCATCCAGGGACAGGTTGCCCTTGTCCTTGGTCTTCTGCCGAATTTCCCGATCCAGCTCCTGCAGCAGCAGCACCGCACGGGCGGTGACGGGGCCGCTGGCATTGTCGGTGCGCAGGCTGCTGACCGGCTTGCTCCAGCGAATCAGCTGCTCACGGATCTTCTGGTAACGATCCTCGCTGATACCACCAGCGCGGCGCATCAGCTCGATGGCGTAATACTCGGCCAGGCCTTCGGCGATCCAGTCACTGCGATCACGCCCATAGATACGACCGAATACATGCACCAGTTCGTGCACCAGTGAGCTGGTGCCATTCTCACTGACCAACGGGCGGTCGGCGTGCATGTAGTAGGAATTGGCCGCCGACAGGCCGCCGCGCCACATCGGATCACCAGCGCCGACGATCAGCAGTTTGTCCGGGTCGCGCGGGAACACCTGCTGCAGCTGCGGCCAGACGAAGGTGAGGAAGGTCATGATGTCCATGCGCCGCATGCCCTCGCCGATCGGCGCGGAGATGGCGACCTCGGTATCGCCCAGGCGGGTGCGACGAGTGCCCAGCTTGCCAGCGAGCATCCAGCCGGTGGGACGGTCGAACTTGCGCTGCGGGTTATCGATGCGGAAACGGTTCTTGCCGATACGCGGCCAACCGGTCTCCACGCTCTTCCAGCCCTTGGGCAGCTCGAACTGCAGGCGCGCGACCAGCTCGGTCTTGTTCTGCTGGTCGAGTTTGGCCGCAGGAATCAGGTCGTCGCCCCTGAACAACGCCCAGTCCTCGGTCATCCTGGCGTCATAGCGCCCCGGCTTGCGTTCACTGTCGATCAGCACCCGATAGCTCAACACGCTCTTGCCTTCGCCTGGCTGCCACTTGCCGCGCTGCGGGGTTTCCTGCAACCACTGGCCGTCGGCCTTGAAATCGCTGAAGCGTTCGTCCTCGCCCAGATTGAAATCGAGGCTGCGCACGTACTCGCCCTTCTCCAGGGTGATACTGACTTCAGCCTGATTGCTTTCGGGTAGAAAACGCACGTGATAATCCAGATCGACCTTCTGCGTAGCAGCGAAGGCCGGCAGGCTCAGAAGCAGCAAAGACGAGAACAACGGCAAGCGAAGGGACATCGAGCGAAACTCCTGATGCGGGACATGGCGGCATA
This region of Pseudomonas wenzhouensis genomic DNA includes:
- the cysK gene encoding cysteine synthase A; translation: MSRIFADNAQAIGNTPLVMINRLGPKGVTILAKIEGRNPAYSVKCRIGASMIWDAEERGVLKPGMTIVEPTSGNTGIGLAFVAAARGYKLVLTMPASMSLERRKVLKALGAELVLTEPAKGMKGAIEKANELAAANPDYYLPQQFENPANPAIHEKTTGPEIWRDTDGAIDVLVSGVGTGGTITGVSRYIKQTQGKPILSVAVEPVGSPVISQTLAGDEVKPAPHKIQGIGAGFVPKNLDLAMVDQVEQVTDDEAKAMALRLMREEGILCGISCGAAMAAAVRLAEKPQMQGKTIVVILPDSGERYLSSMLFSDMFTEQELQQ
- a CDS encoding AAA family ATPase, whose product is MKFEGTQSYVATDDLKLAVNAAITLQRPLLVKGEPGTGKTLLAEQLADAFGAKLITWHIKSTTKAHQGLYEYDAVSRLRDSQLDSDKVHDVRNYIKKGKLWEAFESDERVILLIDEIDKADIEFPNDLLQELDKMEFYVYETNETIKAKHRPIIIITSNNEKELPDAFLRRCFFHYIAFPDRDTLKKIVDVHYPNISGELVAEALDVFFDVRKVPGLKKKPSTSELVDWLKLLMADNIGEAVLRERDPTKAIPPLAGALVKNEQDVQLLERLAFMTRRASR
- a CDS encoding vWA domain-containing protein — protein: MLLNLFNEMRAAKVPVSVRELLDLINALKHNVVFADMDEFYYLARAILVKDERHFDKFDRAFGAYFNGLENLNQHIEAMIPEEWLRKEFERLLSDEEKAQIQSLGGLDKLIEEFKKRLEEQKEKHAGGNKWIGTGGTSPFGSGGYNPEGIRVGDAGKRQGKAAKVWDQREYKNLDDQVELGTRNIKVALRRLRKFARQGAAEELDLDGTIDHTAKDGGLLNIQMRPERRNTVKLLLLLDIGGSMDAHVKVCEELFSACKTEFKHLEYFYFHNFIYESVWKNNLRRTSERTSTMDLLHKYGADYKVVFVGDAAMAPYEITQAGGSVEHWNEEAGYVWMKRFTEKFKKIIWINPYPKDTWNYTASTGLVRELIEDRMYPLTLQGLEDGMKYLSK
- a CDS encoding DUF2937 family protein, with translation MLRSYLRLTLFAFGLLLGVQVPGFIDDYTKRVEAHRLESQQSLKGFRETAQKFFKGDMDALVAHYRVSDDPVMRSDAASVGHLVQRSALLEREWQTMQGPWYTQAWHLATGADHELFEETLQAYRYQVLFTPDAILWGVISALLLAWVAELLVLMFGLMFGSGRLRRAQQRHWR
- a CDS encoding class II glutamine amidotransferase, with the translated sequence MCELLGMSANVPTDIVFSFTGLMQRGGRTGPHRDGWGIGFYEGRGLRLFQDPRASSESEVAQLVQRYPIKSEVVIGHIRQANVGKVCLVNTHPFSRELWGRNWCFAHNGQLAGLQGSTSFYRPVGETDSEAAFCDLLNRVRRAFPEPVSVEMLLPVLVAACASYRQLGVFNCLLSDGDWLFSFCSTKLAHITRRAPFGPAQLKDADLKVDFQAETTPNDVVTVIATEPLTDNEQWSLYQPGEWRLWRRGESITHGKA
- a CDS encoding HIT family protein, coding for MDCVFCTIAERRLPAHRLYEDDDFIVLLDIFPMRPAHVLIVSRLHAPFLRDLPVSVRERLLTLSERVASALREAGFGKNGINLLINDGPDSNQHVPHLHLHLIPRRPGDLPALLWRLLVRFLPMGRKRIEARLQDEAERLRLILGKEN
- a CDS encoding MFS transporter; translation: MMNENDYLMAWAAYGIAALGCLLVWMRLTRWMWRYLREPLRVLMAVLLFSPTIVDPARDLFAPALAVTAMDVLLKVGNNAWRAVADLALYSLIALAVYLLFVAIRWPIERWWKDRHGQPASEPDEDPRTLRERMEEDDDLPIRDYGRDRSGRLEPRI
- a CDS encoding S9 family peptidase, giving the protein MSPAPIARQEAGNDPYHWLENRDSEEVLAYLQAENAYLETVLEPQQALREQLFEEIKGRIRETDLSLPTPWGDYLYYQRTTAGDEYPRHYRCRRPADGSLQVDSASETLLLDPNELAGGGFLSVGAFSISPDQQRLAYSLDSNGDEIYRLFVKELGSGQISELPFDDCDGSMTWANDSQTLFFTELDDTHRPYKLYRHRLGDAAAEAVFEEADGRFFLHCYRSSSEHQLILKLGSKTTSEVWVLDAHSPQDAFTCLAPREENHEYDVDHGMLDGHWCWLIRSNQSGINFALYRATESQPQRPHWQQIRAHDPRVMLEGATLNQRAIVLALREGGLPILEVQPQGAEAYRVQLPDAAYSLYVQDSLEFHSPVIRLRYEALNRPAQIRQLELASGAQQVLKQTPVEGPFDADAYESRRLWASAADSTQIPISLVARRDVFAAGKPAPLYLYGYGAYGESLDPWFSHARLSLLDRGFVFAIAHVRGGGEMGEAWYRAGKLAHKQNSFDDFIASAERLIAEGLTTPAQLAISGGSAGGLLIGAVLNQRPELFAAAIAEVPFVDVLNTMLNPDLPLTVTEYDEWGDPNQPEVYERIKAYAPYENVRVQTYPPILAVAGYNDSRVQYWEAAKWVARLRREKTDTNLLLLKTDLGVGHGGMSGRYQGIRDVALEYAFLFHVLGVAHPQMQLGR
- a CDS encoding YajD family HNH nuclease produces the protein MSTSNNRYYLSAQAEEGYRQKALKMYPHVCGRCAREFSGKRLSELTVHHRDHNHHNNPADGSNWELLCLFCHDNEHSRYTDQQYFAEGSTASPQAAKSTYKAFGDLASLLKKD
- a CDS encoding RNA methyltransferase → MANKRYACIGLFNPKSPENVGSIMRAAGCYGVSSVFYTGTRYDRARDFITDTKKVHQDIPLINIDDLRKILPLGCTPVAVELVDDARALPAYTHPDRALYIFGPEDGSLQQEILDWCAGEVVYIPTQGCMNLAATVNVVLYDRLAKGNNTRSGPRF